The window AAAGTTTTTGTAAGATGATAAACTGTTTCAAGGGGGAAGGATTTAAATTATCACAAGGGGGAAAGCATGAAGTGACTAGCCCATGCTTTGGTTTCTTCTTTCTACATCCAATTCTTTACAGCAAATTTTAATAATATGAAGTTCCTTACAAACCAAGAGCTCCAAGGGGTGTCTTCCCTTGCCCGGCCTCAAAGTAGAAAATTAACATGGCTAACATAGCAAGTCTAGCATGCTTGATCTCAGCAACCTTTAGTCTCTCAAGTTTCTCTGTGTCAGGGATGTAAACACCGTCCTGAAGTGTACCAGCTAAGGACAAGGGATCAAAGAATTTGCCACCAGGGTAACCCTGTTCTCCAGTGAAGTTGGCAAAGTTCTCAGCAGTCTTGGACCATGGAGTTGCCCACTCTACTGACTGAGATTCAGGGTTGAAGAAGTCCACCCACCTTTTGCTCTCAACCCACCCCATGAGTAGAAGTTGAGTGCCAAGAAGTGAGCCAAAAGAGAAAGGTGCAATAGCACCTGGGTCAGCACCAGCCTCGAACCATGGAATGCCACTCCAGGCTTGACCAACAAAGATGCCTAATACTGCAGCCATTGCCCATCTG of the Nicotiana tabacum cultivar K326 chromosome 7, ASM71507v2, whole genome shotgun sequence genome contains:
- the LOC107792047 gene encoding chlorophyll a-b binding protein CP24 10A, chloroplastic-like codes for the protein MATTSAAVLNGLSSSFLTGGKNSQALLGAPVAARIGGLATPKRCIVAAAAAPKKSWIPAVKGGGNLLDPEWLDGSLPGDYGFDPLGLGKDPAFLKWYREAELIHGRWAMAAVLGIFVGQAWSGIPWFEAGADPGAIAPFSFGSLLGTQLLLMGWVESKRWVDFFNPESQSVEWATPWSKTAENFANFTGEQGYPGGKFFDPLSLAGTLQDGVYIPDTEKLERLKVAEIKHARLAMLAMLIFYFEAGQGKTPLGALGL